In one Colletotrichum destructivum chromosome 2, complete sequence genomic region, the following are encoded:
- a CDS encoding Putative HAD hydrolase, subfamily IA, phosphoglycolate phosphatase-like, domain 2, HAD superfamily yields MSPTNKHVVFDVVGTLISYEAFFEAIESRLGDRLRAKHVGPRLFGYAWMEAGEKEYTYMTISGAKYAKFFDIFRSIFYRTLWQAGILEPRKFATDEDREFLLASYRALKTREGLGECFLKLREAGFTVWCLTAGDTERVGGYLAKGGEVFPSENFVSCDTIGVGKPAPETYEYILDKLPKEEREVWFGAAHVWDTAGARQCGFKGAWVSVWEKESCSDLYGEMEVVADDLPGLAEGIIKYYSK; encoded by the exons ATGTCACCAACAAACAAGCACGTCGTGTTCGATGTTGTTG GAACATTGATCTCCTACGAGGCGTTTTTCGAAGCTATCGAGTCTCGGCTTGGTGATCGTCTGAGAGCCAAACATGTTGGACCCCGCTTGTTTGGATACGCCTGGATGGAAGCGGGCGAGAAGGAATACACTTACATGACAATCTCCGGAGCAAAGTACGCAAAGTTCTTTGACATCTTCCGGTCCATTTTCTACAGAACTCTCTGGCAAGCGGGCATACTGGAACCGCGTAAATTTGCGACGGACGAGGACCGGGAGTTCTTGCTGGCTTCGTACCGAGCACTCAAGACCCGAGAAGGCTTGGGTGAATGTTTTTTAAAGCTCCGGGAGGCAGGATTCACTGTCTGGTGTCTTACAGCCGGTGACACCGAGCGCGTGGGCGGGTATCTAGCCAAGGGCGGAGAGGTTTTTCCCTCAGAAAACTTCGTCTCCTGCGATACCATTGGCGTGGGAAAACCGGCGCCAGAGACCTATGAGTACATTCTCGACAAGTTACCCAAGGAGGAACGCGAGGTCTGGTTCGGCGCCGCACATGTCTGGGATACCGCCGGCGCACGGCAATGTGG TTTCAAGGGTGCGTGGGTATCTGTGTGGGAAAAGGAATCTTGCTCTGATTTATATGGAGAAATGGAGGTAGTCGCAGATGACCTCCCTGGGCTAGCGGAGGGCATTATTAAGTACTATTCTAAGTAG